The Streptomyces sp. NBC_00454 DNA segment GCTTCGGCGGCAGGCTCCGCGTCGGCATCCCGGAGGCCTCCGCGGAATGGGAGGACACGGCCCGGCAGGCCGCCGAATGCCTGGTCGGCGGCAGCACCCGGCGCGGTGCCAAGCCCGACGGCATCGTCGTCTTCCTCTGCCAGGACCCGCGCGGGGACGAGAGCGGGCAGCGCGTGATGACACGGCTGCGCCCGCTCGCCCAGCGGATCCGGCTGGCCTGCGGCGCCCTGGACGTACCCGTGCTGGAGGCGCTGTGCCTCTCCGCAGGGCGGTACTGGTCCTACTGCTGCCCCGACGAGCGCTGTTGCCCCGCCGAGGGCAGCGTGCCCGCCCCGCCCGGCACCTCCGTGATGGCCGCCGCGGCCACCTTCGCGGGGCTGCAGGTCCGGGGCTCCCTCAAGGAGATCGAGCGGCGGCTGACCCCGCTGCGCGGGACGGTCGCCGAGGAGATGGAGCGGGCCCTGGACCGGGCGGCGGCCGCCCTGGTGCCGAAGATCCTCGACGGGGCCACCCGGGAGGAGGTGGGCGCCGAGACCGTGGTCCTCGCCCGCGCCCTGATGCAGCGCATGACCCTCGCCCCGCCGGCCGAAGCCGGCCCCTGCGCCGACGACCGGGACGACGCGCTGCTCGGCCACGACGAGGCCGCCTCGCTGATCCTCGGCCTCCAGGACCGGGAGATCCGCGACATCGCCGCCGAGTGGATGGAGGACGAGGAGGCAGCCCCCGCCCTGCGGCTGTGGCGGGCCCTGGCCCGGCGCTGCGTCGGGGCCTACGGGGAGCACGCGGCGGCCCCGCTGACCCTGGCGGGCTGGGTCTCCTGGTCCACCGGAGACGAGCCGACCGCGAGGATCGCGCTGGGCCTGGCGTTGCGGGCGGACGGCGAGTACCGCTTCGCGCAGCTCCTGCACCACGCCTGCAACGAAGGGATCGACCCGGAGGGGCTGCGGGAGTGCCTGAGGCAGGAGCGGCGCCGCAGGGAGCCCCGCAGGGGCCGCCAGGCGGCCGGGGGTCGACGGGGTGTCACCAGGCCTCCCGGCCGCCGCAGTCGGACCGCTCGCCGCGAATCCGGCCGCACGGTCGGGGGAGAGCAGTGATGCCCCGGGCCCGGGGGCTGCTGCGGGCTCGGCCGCCCGTGCCGTCCCGGTGGCGGCTGCTGCCGGGGGCGGTGTGTTCGGTCCTGCGCCGGCGGCTCAGGCCACGGCCGGGTCTCCGATGGGCGCAGCCACCGCCGGGGCCCGTGACCCGGGCGGGGGTGGGGGCGTTGCCCTGGGGGGTGGTGGGGGCCCGGCCGCGCCGCCGCCCAGCCGATCCACCCGGAGCGCAGACAAGGCGTCGCATGTCCCACCCCGTACCCCCGGCCCGCGTACCACCGTCCCGCAGGCCCGACTTGCCGCCCGTGCACGGTGCCGTCATCTGTGTCGCCGCGCCCTGCCTCGTCATCTCGCCCGAGCACGGCCAGCTCACCGGGCAGGGGATCGACGGGATCTACCGCTCCGGCCGCAGGCTGCTGTCCCGCTGCGTGCTGCGGATCGACGGCCGGGATCCGGTCGCCGTACAGGGGCGCAGCCTCGGCGCGGACCGGGCCGCCTTCACCGCGACCGTCCGCACCGGAGCCGAGGCCGGGCCCGACCCCGATGTCGGTGTGGAGCGGATCCGGCACGCCGACGGCACCGAGCGGATCACCCTGCGCAGTTTCACCACCCGGCCGCTGCGGATCCCCGTGGAGGTCTCCCTCGGCACCGACCTGGCGGAGCTGGCCGAGGTGGCCGCCGGCCGGGCCGGGCCGGAACTGCCCGCCGGGGTGCACGCCGCCGGGCTGCGCTGGACCAGCGGGGAAGCCCAGGCCGTCACGGCGGCCGAGCCGGCTCCGGACGACGCGCTCGCCTCCGTCGGGCTGCTGCGCTGGCAGCTCGAACTGGGCCCCGGCGAATCGCGCACCATCGAGCTGCGGACCACCCGGGACCGCGCGGCGCGGGCCACCGCCGGGCAGGTGGCGAATCCGCTGTCCGACGCCCGTGCGGAGGGCGACGACCCCAGGGCCGAGGCCTGGCTGCGCACCGGGATCGAGGACCTCGGGGCGCTCCTGCTCAGGGATCCGCGGGATCCCGCCGACGCCTATGCGGCGGCCGGGGTGCCGTGGCGGCTCGGACTGGCCCCGGCGGAATCCCTGTGGGCGGCCCGCATGGCCCTCCCGCTCGGCACCGGACTGGCCGCCGCGACCCTGCGCGTCCTGGCCCGGACCCAGATCGGGGGCCGCGGTGGCGACGCCGGGAAGATCCCGGGCCCCCTGCGCGGTGCCGGGCCGCAGCTGCCCCCCGGCTGCACCGGGACCGAGGCGACGCTGGCCTTCCCCGCGGTACTGGCCGAAGCCAGGCGCTGGGGGATGCCCGAGGCGGAGGTGGCCCGGCTCCTCCCCGCCGCCGAGCGGTGCCTGGACTGGCTGCGGGGAGCCCTGGGGGAGGACGGGTTCCTGGCCGATCCCGACCCGGGACCGCGCCGCTGTGAAACCCAGGCCCACGCCCATCGGGCCGCGCTGCTCGGCGCCGATCTGCTCGACGGGTGCGGGCGGCCCGGAGCCGCGGAGTGGCGGGAGTGGGCGGCCGCCCTGCGGGAGCGGTTCGCAGCCGGGTTCTGGCTCGGCGGCCCCGACGGGGGCCGGCCCGCGGCGGCCCTGCATCCCGACGGGCGGCCGCTGCCCCGGCTGACGGGGGCCGCCGCCCACCTGCTCGACACCGGGCTGCTCGGAGGCGGCCGGCTCGCGCCGGGACTGCTCGACCGGGTCCGTACCGAGCAGCTGGCGCGGCTGCTCGGAGCCCCCGCCATGGACTCCGGGTGGGGGCTGCGGAGCATGGCGGTCCGCGAGCCGGGCCACAACCCGTTCGGCTACAGATCGGGCGCGGTACGGCCGTACGAGAGCGCGGTCGCGGTGGCCGGACTGGCCCAGGCCGGCTGCGAGAAGGAAGCCACCGCACTGCTCAGGGGACTGCTGGACGCGGCGGAGAGCTTCGGGTACCGCCTCCCGGAGATGTACGCGGCCGAGCAGCGCACCGCGGGCAGCGCTCCGCTTCCGCATCCGGCTGCCTGCCGCCCGGCGGCGGTCGCGGCGGCCGCCGGGATCCACGTGCTGACCGCCCTGGCCGGGATCCGGCCGGACGCCCCCGCCGGCACGGTCGCCCTCAACCCGCTCCCCGGAGCCCCGCTCGGCGAGCTCCGCCTCTCCGGTCTCCGGGTTTCCGGGGAACCCTTCGCCGTGCGGATCAGCCGCCTCGGCCTCGGAATGGTCGAGGAGGCCGCCGATGCGCTGCAACTGGGCGGCTGAGTCCGGTCCGGCCGCACCGCGCGGCTTCCGGTTCCGTGCTCCGAGGATCACCAAAGCTCTGTTTATCGTCAGGCAGACGACTATGATCGCGGCATGTCGCCCTACGACCCGTCGGCCTTTCCGCCCTTCGCCGTCACCGTCGACCTGGTCGTGCTCACCGTGCGGCGCCACGCGCTCTGCGCGCTGGTGGTCCGGCGGGGCGAGCAGCCCTTCCAGGGACGCTGGGCGCTGCCCGGCGGCTTCGTGCGGGGAGACGAGGACCTGGCGGCGGCCGCGGCCCGTGAACTGGCCGAGGAAACCGGTCTGTGCACCCACGACCCGGCCGCCGGGGTCACTCCGGGCGTGGGCAACGGGGCCCATCTCGAACAGCTGGCGACCTACGGCGATCCGAAGCGCGATCCGCGCATGCGGGTGGTCAGCGTGGCGCACCTGGTGCTGGCTCCGGACCTCCCCGCGCCCCGGGCCGGAGGCGACGCCAACAGTGCGCGCTGGGCCCCCGTGGAGGAGCTGGTGTCCACCGGAGGCCAGACCGGCGGCGGACTCGCCTTCGACCACGAGCGGATCCTCGCAGACGGGGTCGAGCGGGCCCGCTCGAAGATCGAGTACTCCTCCCTGGCCACCGCCTTCTGCCCGCCCGAGTTCACCGTCGGGGAGCTGCGCCGGGTCTACGAGGCGGTCTGGGGCGTGGCCCTCGACCCCCGCAACTTCCACCGCAAGGTCACCGGCACCCCCGGGTTCCTGGTGCCCGCCGGTGGGACGACGACCCGTCAGGGCGGTCGGCCCGCACAGCTGTTCCGGGCGGGCGGGGCCACCCTGCTCAACCCGCCGATGCTGCGCCCCGAAATCTGACCCGCAGGCATCAGCGCCGGCGCCGGGCCGAGCGCCCGCATCGGCATCAGCACCCGCGTCAGCACCCGCATCGGCGCCTGATCCGACACGGGCGAATGCCCGTGTCGGATCCACTGAATATCGGACATATCGCGTTATCTTGTTGGCGGTACTCACGCTGCCGCAGAGCGGTCTCACCCCCCGCGAGAGAAGCGATGCTCCAGGCCATCGGACTGACCAGCAACCCCCGTCGAGACCTCCCGCCCCTCGTGGACGACCTCACCTTCGAGGCCCGCCCCGGGAGCGTGACCGCGCTCCTCGGCGGCCCAGGATCGGGCAAGACCACCGCACTGCGGCTCATGCTCGAACTCGAACCCGGCCGCGGAGTGACCTACTTCCGCGGGCGCCCTCTGCACCGGATCCCGTATCCGGGCCGCGAGGTCGGCGTGCTCCTCGGCGACCTTCCGGGCAACCCCTCGCGCACCGTCCGGAGTCAGCTGCGCATGCTGTGCGCCGCTGCCGGCGTGCCGGCCTCCCGGGCCGACACCATGCTGGAGGTCGTCGGCGTCGCGGGCCTGCGCGATCAGCGGCTCGGATCGCTCTCGCTCGGCATGGAGCGCCGGGTCGCCCTGGCCTGCGCGCTGCTCGCCGACCCCTGCACGCTGGTCCTCGACGAGCCCGCCGCCGGGCTCTCACCCCGCGAACGGAGCTGGCTGCACGGCCTGCTGCGCGGACACGCCTCCCTCGGCGGAGCCGTGCTCTTCACCACCGAAGACGCGAAGGAAGCCGCCCGCAGCGCCGACCGGGTCGTCAGCATCGAGGCGGGCCGGCTCGTCGCCGACCAGGACGCGGCGGAGTTCGCCCGGACCCGGCTGCGGCCGCGGGTCGCCGTGCGCACCCCGCACGCCGCCCGGCTGGCCGACGTACTGGGCCGAGAGGCGCGGGCGACCCAGCGCACGGTGGAGATCGTCGAGGAGAGCGGCAGCCGCCTGTCCGTGTACGGAAGCAACTGCGCCGAGATCGGCGAGGCGGCCTTCCGCCACGGGGTGCTCGTCCATCAACTCGCCGACGAGACCGGCGACGCGGGAGCCCCGTCGCTGCCGCGCGCCCGAGCCCGCGCCGACGCCGCATCCGGGGTCCGGGCCACGGGCGCCGACGCGGCACCGGCCGGGCCCGGCGAGGCGGGCGCGGACGGCGACGGGCGCCGGCGCCACGCCCGCTCCAGCCGGCCCACCTCGGTCGTGCGCAGGCTCGGCGGCCCGCTGCGACCCCTGCGCTACGAACTGCACAGGGTCTTCGGCACCGCCACCCCCGTCCTCACCGCCGCCTTCGTCGTCGCCGTGTCCGTCCTCACGGCGCTGGTGCTCGCCCGGGTCGGCCACACCGCGCAGAACCGGCTGCTCGCCGCCTGGCCGGAGTTGCTGCCGCTGCCGCCGGCGGCTCTCGGGGCCGGACTGCTCGGCGCCCTCGCCTTCGGCGAGGAGTACCGCTACCCGGCGCTCGCCGCCGACCGGGGCACCGTCCCCCGCCGGCTCGGGCTGCTCACGGCGAAGCTCGGGGTCAGCGCGGTCCTCGCGCTCCTGCTCGGGATCCTCGCGGTGAGCGCCGACGCCGCCGCCCTGACGCTGGTCTTCGGCAGTGGCCCGCTGCGTACGCCCGTGGAGTGGGTTTCCCCGGCCGCGAGTTGGGCGGGCCTGCTCATCGGCTGCGCCTGGTCCGGGGTGCTGGCCTCGGGAGCCTTCCGGTCCGCCTCCGCCGGTCTGGCCGCGGTGCTCGCCGTACCGGTGATGGTCGTACCGCTGGTGCGCAAGGCGTTGGACGGTCCGTCCGCGTACCCGGTGAGCGGCCTCGCGCAGCGCCTGCGCGCCCTGGCCTGGGCGCAGTGGCCGCCGGAGGCGGACCGCCTGGTTCTCGGGGCCCTGCGGGTGATGGCCCAACCGGTCGGCACCGCGCTGGTGTTGTCGCTGATGGTCCTGTTGTGCGCCTATGGGTTCACAGGACTGCGCGGCCGCGTTCGGTTGTGAGGGATCGTTGGTGATCGTTCCGATGCGGGACGGCACCTCAACGGGATCGATGCGGTCCACATCGAGGGTGCCGGACTGCAACTCCCCGTAAAAAGCCCGGTTCTTTACGATAAGTCGTCAATTGCGTAGGTGGCACCGATCACCCTTTCGTGTGCTTTTCACCAAAGACCTCAAGGGCGGTGGAGACGAGGCCGACAAAGGATTCGTGAGTACCCTTGCGCACACCATGATGACCGCCGCCCGCCACGCCGACTCCGGCCTCGCCGGCTCGGGCGAACTCGACCGCTACCCCTTCGCGGAGGCCTCCGGGACCGACCGCGTAGGAGTGCCCCACTGGGACGGATCCGACATCGAGTTGAGCCGGGTCGGCCGGCGCGCGGCCGGCAGCCGCGGCCGCGGACTGCACGGCCAACTCGTCCAGCAGCTCGGCCAGATGATCGTTTCCGGTGACCTCGGCGCGGACCGCCCGCTGGTTCCCGAGGAGATCGGCCAGCGTTTCGAGGTCTCCCGCACGGTCGTCCGCGAATCGCTGCGGGTCCTGGAGGCCAAGGGCCTCGTCAGCGCCCGCCCGAACGTCGGCACCCGGGTCCGTCCGGTCGCCGACTGGAACCTGCTCGACCCCGACATCATCGAGTGGCGCGCCTTCGGCCCGCAGCGCGACGACCAGCGCCGCGAGCTGGGTGAGCTCCGCTGGACCATCGAACCGCTCGCGGCCCGCCTCGCCGCCGGCCACGGCCGTCAGGACATCCAGCAGCGTCTCGTCGACATGGTCGAGATCATGGGTCACGCCCTCGGCCAGGGAGACTCGATCACCTTCGCCCGTGCGGACAACGAGTTCCACGCGCTGCTCATCCAGGTCGCGGGCAACCGCATGCTGGAGCACCTCTCCGGCATCGTCTCCTCCGCCCTCCAGGTGTCCGGCAGCCCCGTCACTGCCTGCGACCGCCCCAGCGAGACCTGCGTCGCGCACCACGCGCGGATGGTCGAGGCCATCGCCGCCGGTGACGCGATCGGCGCGGAGAACGCGATGCGCCAGCTTCTGACGGTGCATCCGGAGGTCGAGCGAGTGGTCCCCGCCCCGCGCGAGCACTGACGGGCCCACGGGCTCGGGTGTGCTGGGGTGCGGGGATGGCGGGAGAGCTGCCGACGCGTCGCCGGGCCCCGGGGGAGGGTCCGGCGGCTTCGACGTCGGGGCCCCGGCGGCCCGGAGCCCGGCGGCGCCGCTCCCGAGCGGTCCTCCGGCCCCCGAAACGGGGCGTGTTCGGACACACCGGACCCACATTTATGACCGTATGACCGGCATGGCATCAAACGGGGTGTGACTCGGGCCACGAAGATTGGGCGTAACGCTCCGCGAGGTCACGCGATGACCTAAGAGGTGATGGCCGACGGAGGGAAGACAGCAGCCCTTGGGGGTGCTGTACAGCTCCCCGGCCCCTGCCCGCGCCGCCGGCCCATCCCCAGTCGGTGGTCGTCGGCTCCGGTCCAGCACCACCAGGCCCGGGGTCGGAAGCCGTTTCCATCGTTCCGAGAGGTTGTTCGTGTCGGCCAGCACATCCCGTACGCTCCCGCCGGAGATCGCCGATTCCGAGTCTGTGATGGCGCTCATCGAGCGGGGCAAGGCCGAGGGGCAGATCGCCGGCGATGACGTGCGTCGGGCCTTCGAGGCTGACCAGATTCCTGCGACCCAGTGGAAGAATGTTCTGCGCAGCCTCAACCAGATCCTCGAGGAAGAGGGTGTGACGCTGATGGTCAGTGCCGCGGAGTCGCCCAAGCGCACCACCCGCAAGAGCGTCGCAGCGAAGACCCCCGCCAAGCGGACGGCCACCAAGACGGTCGCGGCGAAGACGGCGGCCGCGCCGGCCGTCGCCGCGACGGCCCCGGAGACCGAGGTGGCGGCCCCGGAGACCGCCGACGCCCTCGCGCAGGAGACAGCGACCGAACCCGCCGTGAAGAAGACGGCGGCGAAGAAGACGGCTGCGGCCAAGAAGGCCGCGCCCGCCAAGAAGACCGCCGCGAAGAAGACGGCGGCGAAGAAGACCGCCACCAAGAAGGACGCCGACGAGGCCGGCGACGAAGAGGCCACGGAAGAGGGAGCGGGCGCGGCCAAGGCCGAGTCCGAGGAGGAAGAGGACGGCGGCGAGAGCAAGGGCTTCGTCATCTCGGACGACGAGGACGACGCCCCCGCGCAGCAGGTCGCCGTGGCCGGCGCCACCGCCGACCCCGTCAAGGACTACCTCAAGCAGATCGGCAAGGTCCCCCTCCTCAACGCCGAGCAGGAGGTCGAGCTCGCCAAGCGCATCGAGGCGGGTCTCTTCGCCGAGGACAAGCTGGCCAACTCCGACAAGCTGGCGCCCAAGCTCAAGCGCGAGCTGGAGATCATCGCCGAGGACGGCCGCCGCGCCAAGAACCACCTGCTGGAGGCCAACCTCCGCCTCGTGGTCTCGCTGGCCAAGCGCTACACCGGCCGCGGCATGCTCTTCCTGGACCTGATCCAGGAGGGCAACCTGGGCCTGATCCGTGCGGTCGAGAAGTTCGACTACACCAAGGGCTACAAGTTCTCCACGTACGCCACCTGGTGGATCCGCCAGGCGATCACCCGCGCCATGGCGGACCAGGCCCGCACCATCCGCATCCCGGTGCACATGGTCGAGGTCATCAACAAGCTGGCCCGCGTCCAGCGCCAGATGCTCCAGGACCTGGGCCGCGAGCCCACCCCGGAGGAGCTGGCCAAGGAACTCGACATGACCCCCGAGAAGGTCATCGAGGTCCAGAAGTACGGCCGCGAGCCGATCTCCCTCCACACCCCGCTGGGTGAGGACGGCGACAGCGAGTTCGGCGACCTCATCGAGGACTCCGAGGCGGTCGTCCCGGCCGACGCCGTGAGCTTCACGCTTCTGCAGGAGCAGCTGCACTCGGTGCTGGACACGCTGAGCGAGCGGGAGGCCGGCGTGGTCTCGATGCGCTTCGGCCTCACGGACGGCCAGCCCAAGACGCTCGACGAGATCGGCAAGGTCTACGGGGTCACCCGTGAGCGCATCCGCCAGATCGAGTCGAAGACCATGTCGAAGCTCCGTCACCCCTCCCGGTCCCAGGTGCTGCGCGACTACCTGGACTGAGCCCCGCCGAGGACCTTCTCCGGTGGCCGCGCGGGTGCGCACGGCCACCGGGCGTCCCACTCTGGGTGGAGTCATGCACACTCGGAGTCAGGAGGCCTCATGCGTCGTCCCTTTGCCCGTGTCCTGGCGGGAGCGCTGACCTTGGTCGCGGGAGCGGCGGCGGCCCCGCTGAGCCAGGCGCCGCGAGCAGCGGCGGACAGCGTGGTGATCGGCGGGAAGCCGGTGAAGGTGGCCGATGCCCCGTGGGTCGTGGCCCTCGCGAGCCGTGACCGGTTCGGGGGTACGCGGGGCGGGCAGTTCTGCGGGGGCGTCCTGGTGGCCCCGACCAAGGTACTGACCGCGGCGCACTGCCTGGGGCGCCAGGTGCTGGGCGGCCCGGTCGAGTCGGTCCCGGACTTCCGGGTGATCACCGGGCGTACGGAGCTGCGTGCGGAAGACGGCCGGGAGATCGCGGTGCGTTCCGCCCGGGTGAACCCCGGCTACGACCCCGGCAGCAACGCGGGCGACCTGGCCGTACTGGAGCTGGGCGAAGCCGTGCCGGCGCAGCACGTGCTGCCCATGGCGGACCCAGGGCATCCAGCGTACGCCGCGGGGACCGAGGCGGCCGTGTACGGCTGGGGCGACACGAGCGGATTCGGCGACTACGCCTACGCGCTGCGGGCCGCCAGGGTGACGGTGCTGGCGGACGAGGTCTGCGGGCGGGCGTACCCGGGGGATGCCGACGGGCAGTACCGGGCCGACTCCATGCTGTGCGCGGGGGACCGCGAGGGCGGCAAGGACGCCTGCCAGGGGGACAGCGGCGGCCCGCTGGTGGCCCAGGGGCGGCTCATCGGGCTGGTGTCCTGGGGGCGCGGCTGCGCCCGGGCGGACAGCCCGGGGGTGTACACGCGGATCGCACCGCTGATGGGGTTCGTGGCCGACTTCCCCAACGGCTCGCAGACGGGCCGGCGCGAGCGGACCCGTCCAGATGCCCACGGAGGACTGGGAGTGGGCGTACGGCCCGCCCAGGGCCCCGGGAGGGGCCTTCTGGCGGGGGAGCGGCCGGTGCCCAAGCGCTGAGCACGGCCCCGATGTCGGGCTCGGCCTGGCGCCGAGCCCGGTCCCGCCGTGGAACCGGGTCCGCGAACGGCGCCCGGTCCTGGGCATGAGGACGGGCGGTACCCCTGGGTCTCAGAGGTCCCGCCCGTCGACCGGCCTGGCCGGTCCTGGCTCGTCGGATGCGAGGTATAGGCCTTGTGTCAGCGGTCCTCGGGGTCGGCTGCATTCGCCGCCGGAGCGGACGTGAGCCGCTCGGTCTCATCCTGTATTTCCGCGGCGATCTTCTTGAGTTCCGGCTCGAACTTGCGCCCGTGGTGGGCGCAGAAGAGCAGTTCACCGCCGCTCAGCAGGACGACGCGCAGATATGCCTGGGCGCCACAACGGTCGCATCGGTCAGCGGCCGTCAGCGGGGTCGCGGGTGTCAGAACAGTAGTCACGTCGCCTCTTCTCTAGCTCGACGAGCTGTCGTACCAGGGTCAACATCCAACCAGGCCGAAAACGTTCCCGCTCGCGGCTTTTCCTCGAAACTTCCTTCCGAAGCTGGCCGGCCGTTGCCGGTTGGCGGCGAAGGAGCCGTATTGCGTTGCTTTACGGTTTCGCGTTGTCAGGTCGTTCGCTTGTCGCAGTTCTGCCCTCTCCGGCTGAGTGCCGGTTGTTCATGAGGACGTGCCCGAACACTAAATGGTTCATGCGTGGAAGGGAACGTGATGTTTGCTTCACTCCCACGGGGGATCGAACACTCGTACGGATCTGCACTAGGCTGACGAAGAGGCTGGGGTGGCGTTGCATCGGCTCTACCAGGCCTCGGTACCCTTCCAGCGGCAGCCGAGCCACCACTGCGCCCGACCGGGCCAGAAAAGAAATTCAGCGAGGAGCGAACTGCGTGACCGCCGACACGTCCGTGCCTTCCAGCGCACTGCTGACCGGAGCAGACCGGGACGGCTCCAACTACACCGCGCGGCACCTGCTCGTCCTCGAAGGACTGGAGGCCGTCCGCAAGCGCCCCGGCATGTATATCGGGTCCACCGACAGCCGTGGCCTCATGCACTGCCTGTGGGAGATCATCGACAATTCCGTCGATGAGGCCCTGGGCGGGTACTGCGACCACATCGAGGTGATCCTCCACGAGGACTCCTCCGTGGAGGTCCGGGACAACGGCCGCGGCATCCCCGTGGACATCGAGCCCAAGACCGGCCTCTCCGGGGTCGAGGTCGTCATGACCAAGCTGCACGCCGGCGGCAAGTTCGGCGGCGGGTCGTACGCGGCCTCCGGCGGCCTGCACGGCGTCGGCGCGTCCGTCGTCAACGCCCTCTCCGCCCGCCTGGACGTCGAGGTCGACCGCAACGGCGCCACGCACGCCATCAGCTTCCGCCGCGGCGTCCCGGGGATGTTCACGGAGCAGGGCCCGGACAGCCCCTTCGACCCCGACAACGGGCTGCGCAAGGGCAAGCGGGTCACCAAGGGCAAGACGGGCACCCGCATCCGGTACTGGGCCGACCGGCAGATCTTCCTCAAGGACGCCAAGCTCACGCTGGACACGCTCTACCAGCGCGCCCGCCAGACCGCCTTCCTCGTCCCGGGCCTGACCATCGTGGTGCGCGACGAGCGCGCCCTCGAAGGGGCCGGCAAGACCGAGGAGACCTTCCGCTTCGACGGGGGCATCAGCGAGTTCTGCGAGTACCTCGCCCAGGACAAGGCGGCCTGCGACGTGCAGCGCCTGACCGGCATGGGAACCTTCAAGGAGACCGTCCCGGTCCTCGACGAGCGGGGCCACATGACCCCCACCGAGGTCACCCGCGAGCTCGGCGTGGACATCGCGCTGCGCTGGGGCACGGGGTACGAGACGAACGTCAAGTCGTTCGTGAACATCATCGCCACCCCCAAGGGCGGCACCCACATCTCCGGCTTCGAGCGCTCGGTCACCAAGACCGTGAACGAGGTGCTGCGCTCGGCGAAGCTCCTGCGCGTCGCCGAGGACGACGTGGTCAAGGACGACGCGCTGGAGGGCATGACGGCGGTGGTCACCGTCCGCCTCGCCGAGCCGCAGTTCGAGGGCCAGACCAAGGAGGTGCTCGGCACCTCGGCGGCCACCCGGATCGTCGCCGCCGTGGTCGCCAAGGAGCTCAAGGCCTTCCTGACCTCCACCAAGCGCGACGACAAGCAGCAGGCCCGCGCCGTGATGGAGAAGATCGTCGCGGCCGCCCGGACCCGGATCGCCGCCCGTCAGCACAAGGAGGCGCAGCGCCGCAAGACGGCGCTGGAGTCCTCCTCGCTCCCCGCCAAGCTGGCCGACTGCCGCAGCGACGACGTGGAGCGCAGCGAGCTCTTCATCGTCGAGGGGGACTCCGCGCTCGGCACCGCCAAGCTGGCGCGGAATTCGGAGTTCCAGGCCCTGCTGCCCATCCGCGGCAAGATCCTCAACGTCCAGAAGTCGTCGGTCTCGGACATGCTCAAGAACGCCGAGTGCGGGGCGATCATCCAGGTCATAGGAGCCGGCTCGGGCCGGACCTTCGACATCGACGCCGCCCGGTACGGGAAGATCGTCCTGCTCGTGGACGCCGATGTGGACGGCGCGCACATCCGCTGCCTGCTGCTCACGCTCTTCCAGCGCTACATGCGCCCGATGGTGGAGGCGGGCCGGGTCTTCGCCGCGGTGCCCCCGCTGCACCGGATCGAGCTCGTCCAGCCGAAGAAGGGCCAGGACAAGTACGTCTACACGTACTCGGACAACGAGCTGCGCCAGACCCTGCTGGAGTACCAGCGCAAGAACATCCGGATCAAGGACTCGATCCAGCGCTACAAGGGCCTCGGCGAGATGGACGCGGACCAGCTGGCGGAGACCACGATGGATCCCCGCTTCCGTACCCTGCGGCGGATCAACATCGGCGACCTGGACTCGGCCGAGTCGGTCTTCGACCTGCTCATGGGCAATGAGGTGGCCCCGCGCAAGGAGTTCATCACCAGCTCCGCCGCCACCCTGGACCGCTCGCGGATCGACGCCTGACCGCAGCGGGCACCACCGGCGCACTGGCACACCGGTGGTCTCCGCTCCATCACCTGATGGAGTGAAGACCACCGGGACACCAGTCCGGAAACCTTCCCTCCCGCACATCCTTGTGGGCACGCGGCCAATGCGGCAGCGGACAAGGAGAGTTCGGTGGACAAGCACGAAGGTCGTGATGCCGGAACGATCCGGCTGGACGACCCCTGGTACGACGCGCTGGCCGTCGGGTGGGGCGAGGGCGCGGGTGCCGGGGTGGGCGAGGGTGCGGGCGGGGAAGCGGGCAGCGGTGCGGAAACGTCACCGCCGCGGTTCGCCGCCGCCGGCCCGCACACGCCCGGCGCGTCCGACATCTACCTCGAAGTGCAGCGCAGCGCCGCCTTCCAGGAGGTGCGCGGCCGCTACCGGAGGTTCGTCGTCCCCGCGACCGCCGGCTTCTTCCTCTGGTACGTCGCCTACGTGATCGCGGCCACCACGGCGCCCGGCATGATGGCCCGGCCTGTGGTCGGCTCGGTGAACGTGGCCCTGCTGGCGGGCCTCGG contains these protein-coding regions:
- a CDS encoding FadR/GntR family transcriptional regulator, with product MLFTKDLKGGGDEADKGFVSTLAHTMMTAARHADSGLAGSGELDRYPFAEASGTDRVGVPHWDGSDIELSRVGRRAAGSRGRGLHGQLVQQLGQMIVSGDLGADRPLVPEEIGQRFEVSRTVVRESLRVLEAKGLVSARPNVGTRVRPVADWNLLDPDIIEWRAFGPQRDDQRRELGELRWTIEPLAARLAAGHGRQDIQQRLVDMVEIMGHALGQGDSITFARADNEFHALLIQVAGNRMLEHLSGIVSSALQVSGSPVTACDRPSETCVAHHARMVEAIAAGDAIGAENAMRQLLTVHPEVERVVPAPREH
- a CDS encoding trypsin-like serine protease, with the protein product MRRPFARVLAGALTLVAGAAAAPLSQAPRAAADSVVIGGKPVKVADAPWVVALASRDRFGGTRGGQFCGGVLVAPTKVLTAAHCLGRQVLGGPVESVPDFRVITGRTELRAEDGREIAVRSARVNPGYDPGSNAGDLAVLELGEAVPAQHVLPMADPGHPAYAAGTEAAVYGWGDTSGFGDYAYALRAARVTVLADEVCGRAYPGDADGQYRADSMLCAGDREGGKDACQGDSGGPLVAQGRLIGLVSWGRGCARADSPGVYTRIAPLMGFVADFPNGSQTGRRERTRPDAHGGLGVGVRPAQGPGRGLLAGERPVPKR
- a CDS encoding type IIA DNA topoisomerase subunit B, whose amino-acid sequence is MTADTSVPSSALLTGADRDGSNYTARHLLVLEGLEAVRKRPGMYIGSTDSRGLMHCLWEIIDNSVDEALGGYCDHIEVILHEDSSVEVRDNGRGIPVDIEPKTGLSGVEVVMTKLHAGGKFGGGSYAASGGLHGVGASVVNALSARLDVEVDRNGATHAISFRRGVPGMFTEQGPDSPFDPDNGLRKGKRVTKGKTGTRIRYWADRQIFLKDAKLTLDTLYQRARQTAFLVPGLTIVVRDERALEGAGKTEETFRFDGGISEFCEYLAQDKAACDVQRLTGMGTFKETVPVLDERGHMTPTEVTRELGVDIALRWGTGYETNVKSFVNIIATPKGGTHISGFERSVTKTVNEVLRSAKLLRVAEDDVVKDDALEGMTAVVTVRLAEPQFEGQTKEVLGTSAATRIVAAVVAKELKAFLTSTKRDDKQQARAVMEKIVAAARTRIAARQHKEAQRRKTALESSSLPAKLADCRSDDVERSELFIVEGDSALGTAKLARNSEFQALLPIRGKILNVQKSSVSDMLKNAECGAIIQVIGAGSGRTFDIDAARYGKIVLLVDADVDGAHIRCLLLTLFQRYMRPMVEAGRVFAAVPPLHRIELVQPKKGQDKYVYTYSDNELRQTLLEYQRKNIRIKDSIQRYKGLGEMDADQLAETTMDPRFRTLRRINIGDLDSAESVFDLLMGNEVAPRKEFITSSAATLDRSRIDA
- a CDS encoding RNA polymerase sigma factor, with translation MSASTSRTLPPEIADSESVMALIERGKAEGQIAGDDVRRAFEADQIPATQWKNVLRSLNQILEEEGVTLMVSAAESPKRTTRKSVAAKTPAKRTATKTVAAKTAAAPAVAATAPETEVAAPETADALAQETATEPAVKKTAAKKTAAAKKAAPAKKTAAKKTAAKKTATKKDADEAGDEEATEEGAGAAKAESEEEEDGGESKGFVISDDEDDAPAQQVAVAGATADPVKDYLKQIGKVPLLNAEQEVELAKRIEAGLFAEDKLANSDKLAPKLKRELEIIAEDGRRAKNHLLEANLRLVVSLAKRYTGRGMLFLDLIQEGNLGLIRAVEKFDYTKGYKFSTYATWWIRQAITRAMADQARTIRIPVHMVEVINKLARVQRQMLQDLGREPTPEELAKELDMTPEKVIEVQKYGREPISLHTPLGEDGDSEFGDLIEDSEAVVPADAVSFTLLQEQLHSVLDTLSEREAGVVSMRFGLTDGQPKTLDEIGKVYGVTRERIRQIESKTMSKLRHPSRSQVLRDYLD